In Numida meleagris isolate 19003 breed g44 Domestic line chromosome 18, NumMel1.0, whole genome shotgun sequence, one DNA window encodes the following:
- the LOC110407876 gene encoding fibrinogen-like protein 1-like protein, with product MAMGLQAGTHQLRGNLVLPVAVAMLLCTSPVSAVSSVGLPADCSRLASSSPSGVYVIQPAGSPPRVVWCDMDTEGKGWTVVQRNTYNTEITWTESWTTYKYGFGNVQGDHWLGTEYLHLLTQQGTYKVRFVVRDKANVTHYAEYDIFSVESESSGYPLRLGRFLSSGKDYLTNYHSSYGGIHDNMKFSTVDKDQDQHSGNCASSYGGWWYDRCQNVLLNGKKYILWQEICPRGDCTSSLILVKPTDVC from the exons ATGGCAATGG ggctgcaggctgggacaCACCAGCTCCGTGGGAACCTtgtcctgcctgtggcagtggcGATGCTTCTCTGCACCAGCCCAGTGTCTGCCGTGTCCTCGGTTG GGCTCCCTGCAGACTGCAGCCGccttgccagcagcagccccagcggGGTGTACGTCATCCAGCCAGCAGGGTCCCCTCCCCGCGTGGTGTGGTGTGACATGGACACCGAAGGCAAGGGCTGGACTGTTGTCCAGAGAAATACTTACAACACTGAGATCACGTGGACCGAGTCCTGGACCACCTACAAGTACGGCTTCGGGAACGTGCAGGGCGACCACTGGCTGGGCACCGAGTACCTGCACCTGCTTACGCAGCAGGGCACCTACAAGGTCCGCTTCGTCGTGCGGGACAAAGCCAACGTCACTCACTACGCTGAGTACGACATCTTCAGTGTGGAGAGTGAGAGCAGCGGGTACCCGCTGAGGCTGGGCCGGTTCCTGAGCAGCGGGAAGGACTACCTGACCAACTACCACTCCTCGTATGGAGGCATCCATGACAACATGAAGTTCAGCACGGTGGACAAGGACCAGGACCAGCACAGTGGGAACTGCGCCAGCAGCTATGGGGGGTGGTGGTATGACAGATGCCAGAACGTCCTCCTCAACGGCAAAAAGTACATCCTCTGGCAAGAAATTTGCCCGAGAGGCGACTGCACATCGTCCCTCATCCTGGTCAAACCCACCGATGTGTGCTGA
- the LOC110407877 gene encoding fibrinogen-like protein 1-like protein, whose protein sequence is MMEGGALPSPAKPHISTLPPGQVPQLPAPQGPHSNDMAAHHSRLLLCTCVLALLTPLLAVEIENLTRLKANLPEIINLHSDRHHPGHDEGNARRGRASETGWPKDCSEISAGSPSGIYVIQPSGLHPIVVYCEMNATDGGWTVIQRNRYNTDITWAESWSTYKYGFGNVHSDYWLGTEYIHQIAKQKVYQVRFVIQDASNNTKFAEYNLFSLDDESQGYRLRLGTYTGTAGDAMTSANSATVHDNMKFSAKDLDQDTNSGNCASTNGGGWWYSSCYSVRLNVKGAITWSGLCSGNCKASAILIKTAPYC, encoded by the exons ATGATGGAAGGAGGAGCGCTGCCCTCACCTGCCAAGCCCCATATAAGCACCCTGCCACCAGGCCAGGTACCCCAGCTTCCTGCTCCACAGGGACCCCACAGCAACGACATGG ctgctcatcACTCCAGACTCCTGCTGTGCACCTGCGTGCTGGCCCTGCTCACCCCTCTTCTTGCTGTGGAGATTGAAAACCTGACAAGACTAAAAGCAAATCTACCTGAAATTATTAATCTCCATTCAGACAGGCACCATCCTG GTCACGATGAAGGAAACGCACGGCGTGGAAGAGCCAGTGAGACAG GTTGGCCCAAGGATTGCAGTGAGatctctgcaggcagccccagtGGCATCTACGTCATCCAGCCCTCAGGGCTCCACCCCATTGTGGTGTACTGTGAGATGAACGCGACAGACGGGGGCTGGACGGTCATCCAGAGGAACCGCTACAACACAGACATCACCTGGGCCGAGTCCTGGAGCACCTACAAGTACGGCTTTGGGAACGTGCACAGCGACTACTGGCTGGGCACCGAGTACATCCACCAGATCGCCAAGCAGAAGGTCTACCAGGTCAGATTCGTCATCCAGGATGCCTCCAACAACACCAAGTTCGCAGAGTACAACCTCTTCAGTCTGGACGATGAGTCCCAGGGCTACCGGCTGCGGCTGGGAACGTACACAGGGACAGCGGGGGATGCCATGACTTCAGCCAATTCCGCTACTGTGCATGACAACATGAAGTTCTCTGCTAAGGACTTGGACCAGGACACTAACAGCGGGAACTGTGCCTCCACCAATGGAGGTGGGTGGTGGTATTCATCCTGTTACTCTGTACGGCTGAATGTCAAGGGTGCCATAACGTGGAGTGGCCTGTGCAGTGGCAACTGCAAAGCTTCTGCCATCCTCATCAAAACAGCACCCTACTGCtag